A single genomic interval of Porphyromonas sp. oral taxon 275 harbors:
- a CDS encoding cobyrinate a,c-diamide synthase — translation MIPQLLVAAASSGSGKTTFTLGLLRALRRRGLQVASFKCGPDYIDPKFHELASGQPSTNLDLYMMSPEHVRQVYARRTAGAEVAVLEGVMGLYDGYVRMQGSSYEVAATVGAPVVLLIDARSSAYSVGAILYGFKNFRPEAEVVGVVFNRVASENHYRFLREAAEDAGVRPLGYIPKTKLLEVPSRHLGLSLEELAELDDLPEHVADLLEQHVDLDGLLELCMRPCLPPPPARPAPEGSLRVVVARDEAFNFIYEENIHRLAELGSVSFFSPLADEPLPPCDLLYLPGGYPEFYLEELEAASTSRSTIAAHVAEGGRVLAECGGMMYLCRAIRDEEGRAWRMCGVLDMEATMEGMRLRLGYRELTVGTELWRGHEFHYSSIVEASEGLETLGGQRTARGEAAPTLLYRVGGVLAGYTHWYWAERDPLQLFDQFAH, via the coding sequence ATGATCCCCCAGCTCCTTGTCGCTGCCGCCAGCTCTGGCAGTGGCAAGACGACCTTCACGCTCGGTCTGCTGCGCGCGCTACGCCGCCGCGGACTGCAGGTAGCTAGCTTCAAGTGCGGGCCTGACTATATCGACCCGAAGTTCCACGAGCTAGCCAGCGGCCAGCCCTCGACCAATCTAGACCTCTATATGATGAGCCCTGAGCACGTGCGTCAGGTCTATGCGCGCCGCACGGCCGGGGCCGAGGTGGCGGTGCTGGAGGGTGTGATGGGGCTCTACGACGGCTACGTGCGTATGCAGGGCTCGTCCTACGAGGTCGCCGCGACGGTCGGGGCGCCCGTGGTGCTGCTCATCGATGCGCGCTCCTCTGCCTATTCGGTGGGCGCCATCCTCTACGGCTTCAAGAACTTCCGCCCCGAGGCAGAGGTCGTCGGTGTGGTCTTCAATCGCGTGGCCTCGGAGAACCATTATCGCTTCCTCCGTGAGGCAGCCGAAGACGCTGGCGTACGTCCGCTGGGCTATATCCCCAAGACAAAGCTGCTGGAGGTACCCTCGCGTCACCTCGGCCTCTCGCTGGAGGAGCTGGCCGAGCTGGATGATCTGCCCGAGCATGTGGCTGACCTGCTGGAGCAGCACGTGGACCTCGATGGGCTCCTGGAGCTCTGCATGCGCCCTTGCCTCCCCCCGCCTCCCGCACGCCCTGCCCCCGAGGGCTCGCTGCGTGTAGTGGTAGCGCGGGACGAAGCCTTCAACTTCATCTACGAGGAGAACATACACCGCCTGGCGGAGCTGGGCTCGGTGAGCTTCTTCTCCCCACTGGCCGATGAGCCGCTGCCTCCCTGCGACCTGCTGTACCTGCCGGGGGGCTACCCAGAGTTCTACCTCGAGGAGCTGGAGGCTGCCTCGACGAGCCGCAGCACCATAGCGGCCCACGTGGCCGAGGGCGGCCGTGTGCTGGCTGAGTGCGGGGGGATGATGTACCTCTGCCGTGCTATCCGTGATGAGGAGGGGCGCGCCTGGCGTATGTGTGGCGTGCTCGATATGGAGGCTACGATGGAGGGCATGCGCCTCAGGCTCGGCTACCGTGAGCTCACGGTGGGGACGGAGCTGTGGCGCGGGCATGAGTTCCACTACTCCAGCATCGTAGAGGCCTCCGAAGGCCTCGAGACCCTCGGGGGGCAGCGTACGGCACGCGGTGAGGCGGCGCCGACGCTGCTGTACCGTGTGGGCGGCGTGCTGGCTGGCTATACGCACTGGTACTGGGCGGAGCGTGATCCGCTGCAGCTCTTCGACCAGTTCGCCCACTAG
- the ispE gene encoding 4-(cytidine 5'-diphospho)-2-C-methyl-D-erythritol kinase, with protein sequence MIVYPNAKLNLGLFVTGRRADGYHLLETAFLPIPLVDTLELELQPESGTDRLQLEGAVGADLGAVEDNLVLRAVRALRELVPIPAVILRLKKEIPSGAGMGGGSADASFTLTALRELTGCALTDAELERVALTLGADCPVFIANRPAVARGIGEVLSPLELPQLEGRWLTVVKPQLHISTAEAFRGLLPIAPKGYSIEEVLAAPLEEWRERLVNDFEPSLFPRHPELAALKAALYAAGADFALLTGSGAALYALSAQPLQLDLSPWPGCFHWQTRL encoded by the coding sequence ATGATCGTTTACCCCAATGCCAAGCTAAACCTCGGGCTCTTCGTCACGGGGCGCCGCGCCGACGGCTACCATCTACTGGAGACCGCCTTCCTCCCGATACCCCTAGTCGATACGCTGGAGCTAGAGCTGCAGCCCGAGTCGGGGACGGATCGCCTCCAGCTCGAGGGTGCGGTAGGGGCAGATCTCGGTGCCGTGGAGGATAACCTTGTGCTGCGTGCCGTCCGAGCGCTGCGTGAGCTCGTGCCTATCCCTGCGGTGATTCTTCGCCTAAAGAAGGAGATCCCCTCGGGTGCGGGCATGGGCGGCGGATCGGCCGATGCGAGCTTTACCCTGACGGCGCTGCGCGAGCTCACGGGCTGCGCGCTCACGGATGCCGAGCTGGAGCGCGTGGCACTGACGCTCGGGGCAGACTGCCCCGTCTTCATTGCCAATAGGCCCGCCGTGGCGCGTGGCATCGGCGAAGTCCTTAGTCCGCTGGAGCTGCCGCAGCTCGAGGGGCGCTGGCTGACGGTCGTCAAGCCACAGCTGCATATCTCGACGGCGGAGGCCTTCCGCGGGCTGCTGCCGATAGCGCCCAAGGGCTACAGCATCGAGGAGGTGCTGGCCGCGCCGCTCGAGGAGTGGCGTGAACGGCTGGTCAATGACTTCGAGCCGAGCCTCTTCCCCCGACATCCCGAGCTAGCGGCCCTCAAGGCGGCGCTCTACGCGGCAGGGGCGGACTTCGCCCTCCTGACGGGCTCGGGCGCCGCGCTCTACGCCCTCTCCGCGCAGCCACTGCAGCTTGACCTCAGCCCCTGGCCGGGCTGCTTCCACTGGCAGACGCGGCTCTAA
- a CDS encoding acyltransferase: protein MQSAPPSPEFSRLVSALRFPLILLVVSAHLLPTQLRRPQVEEHYIYSYLVELVSHVLARVAVPLFFFISGYFSFWAKDWRRREVFLPAWRKRLRSVLQPFLLWNALAFVLLSAYSAVTTALGGSPAAHHDPSWTQLPHYFTDQVLDYPLWFMRDLICLTLLSPLIYYLLGLSRGWILLPLALLFVLDREMSVAMLGSRALFFFPLGGWMAIEQLDPIKALRRLRYPLLGLALVLALAIPFCSYGAAYPYYRYVLNSFILTGCLSVLAWGQQLLALPPRLLERSAALSRYVMYIYAAHALLLLDLGRWLAYLWAPLRPSGALPLLGYLLTWGLTVGLCFLTFALFKRLAPRLLALLYGARL, encoded by the coding sequence ATGCAGTCCGCCCCCCCATCTCCCGAGTTCTCTCGCCTGGTGAGCGCCCTACGCTTCCCCCTGATCCTCCTGGTCGTCTCGGCGCATCTGCTGCCGACGCAGCTACGGCGCCCGCAGGTGGAGGAGCACTATATCTACTCCTATCTGGTCGAGCTGGTGAGCCACGTCCTGGCGCGCGTGGCCGTGCCGCTCTTCTTCTTTATCTCGGGCTACTTCTCCTTCTGGGCGAAGGACTGGCGCCGTCGTGAGGTCTTCCTTCCCGCCTGGCGCAAGCGCCTCCGTAGCGTCCTGCAGCCCTTCCTCCTATGGAATGCGCTGGCCTTCGTCCTACTGAGTGCCTACAGCGCCGTGACCACCGCACTCGGCGGCAGCCCAGCAGCGCACCACGATCCGAGCTGGACGCAGCTGCCGCACTACTTCACCGACCAGGTGCTGGACTACCCGCTGTGGTTCATGCGCGACCTCATCTGCCTGACGCTGCTCTCGCCCCTCATCTACTATCTGCTGGGCCTCAGCCGCGGCTGGATCCTGCTGCCGCTGGCCCTGCTCTTCGTCCTCGACCGCGAGATGAGCGTGGCGATGCTGGGCTCACGCGCCCTCTTCTTCTTCCCCCTAGGCGGCTGGATGGCCATCGAGCAGCTCGACCCGATCAAGGCCCTACGGCGCCTGCGCTACCCGCTGCTAGGGCTGGCGCTAGTCCTAGCGCTGGCCATACCCTTCTGCTCCTACGGCGCCGCCTATCCCTACTACCGCTATGTGCTCAATAGCTTCATCCTCACGGGCTGCCTCTCGGTACTGGCCTGGGGGCAGCAGCTGCTGGCGCTCCCCCCGCGACTCCTCGAGCGCTCCGCCGCCCTCAGTAGGTATGTGATGTATATCTACGCGGCACACGCCCTGCTGCTGCTCGACCTCGGGCGCTGGCTTGCCTACCTCTGGGCGCCGCTACGCCCCAGCGGCGCACTTCCTCTGCTGGGCTATCTGCTGACCTGGGGGCTGACGGTAGGGCTCTGCTTCCTGACCTTCGCCCTCTTCAAGCGCCTAGCCCCCCGCCTGCTGGCCTTGCTCTACGGCGCCCGCCTCTAG